In Cryptomeria japonica chromosome 10, Sugi_1.0, whole genome shotgun sequence, a genomic segment contains:
- the LOC131046602 gene encoding replication protein A 70 kDa DNA-binding subunit A-like, producing the protein MTNDQDQNKRYKVVLSDGTYMQLAILPTRYTELLHSETLKIGFVLLLATYACRYVWSTRIIITFTLEVKITNCPLLGKPRYLFKEKEQQMLVRETPPPSKRALKFGVDLPSPQSNAPDNISPIKSLNPYQSKWTIKGQVTNNRKMHQYSTSKANGQVFSFDIIDDEGCEIRVTCFDEIAELHYHRVEEGAYYVISKGSIKDANTKYNKLNSHLEIVLIETSVLKRCVPNVAASEKKSRYTPINELLTAATTL; encoded by the exons AGTTGTCTTGTCTGATGGCACGTATATGCAATTGGCCATTTTGCCAACCAGATATACTGAATTATTGCATTCAGAGACCTTAAAGATAGGTTTTGTGTTGTTGTTGGCAACTTATGCTTGTAGATATGTTTGGAGCACGAG GATTATAATTACATTCACTCTAGAGGTGAAAATTACAAATTGTCCCTTGCTTGGAAAACCTAGGTATTTGTTTAAAGAGAAAGAACAACAAATGTTAGTGCGAGAAACACCTCCTCCCTCTAAACGTGCTCTTAAATTTGGTGTAGACTTGCCATCTCCACAAAGCAATGCACCGGATAATATAAGCCCGATAAAAAGCCTAAACCCTTATCAAAGCAAATGGACAATAAAAGGGCAAGTtacaaataataggaaaatgcACCAATATAGCACATCAAAAGCTAATGGTCAAGTATttagttttgatatcatagatgatGAAGGATGTGAAATTAGGGTGACTTGTTTTGATGAAATAGCAGAATTGCATTACCATCGAGTGGAAGAAGGGGCATATTATGTTATTTCGAAAGGTTCTATCAAAGACGCAAACACAAAATATAACAAGTTGAATAGCCATCTAGAGATTGTTTTGATTGAGACCTCGGTTTTGAAGCGTTGTGTACCTAATGTTGCAGCTTCAGAGAAAAAATCTCGCTACACTCCAATTAATGAATTATTAACTGCAGCAACTACACTTTGA